A portion of the Pseudomonas synxantha BG33R genome contains these proteins:
- a CDS encoding ABC transporter substrate-binding protein, producing MRGLKSLLAASLTALSLSLPVSAAQAPVHFADLNWESGSLITEVLRFIVEKGYDMPTDTLPGTTITLETALAKNDIQVIGEEWAGRSPVWVKAEAEGKVVGLGDTVKGATEGWWVPEYVVKGDPSRNLKALAPDLKSVQDLARYKDVFKDPESPGKGRFLNSPIGWTSEVVNKQKLKAYGLDDTYVNFRSGSGAALDAEIASSIRRGKPVLFYYWSPTPLMGRYKLIQLEEPPFDADAWKTLTDADNTDPKPTRSLASKLSIGVSTPFQQQYPQITQFFEKVEFPIEPLNKALAKMSENHTAPRDVAQAFLKEHPEVWKAWLTPDVAQKVETALK from the coding sequence ATGAGAGGATTGAAGTCACTGCTGGCCGCGTCACTGACGGCCCTGAGTCTGTCACTGCCGGTATCGGCCGCACAGGCACCGGTGCATTTTGCCGACCTCAACTGGGAAAGCGGCAGCCTGATCACCGAAGTACTGCGCTTTATCGTCGAAAAGGGTTATGACATGCCCACCGACACCTTGCCTGGCACCACCATCACCCTGGAAACCGCCCTGGCCAAGAACGACATCCAGGTGATCGGCGAAGAGTGGGCGGGCCGCAGCCCTGTTTGGGTCAAGGCTGAAGCCGAAGGCAAAGTGGTAGGGCTTGGAGACACGGTCAAAGGCGCCACTGAAGGCTGGTGGGTGCCGGAATACGTGGTCAAGGGCGACCCGTCCAGAAACCTCAAGGCCCTGGCGCCGGACCTGAAAAGCGTACAGGACCTGGCGCGCTACAAGGATGTATTCAAAGACCCGGAATCCCCGGGCAAAGGGCGCTTTCTCAACAGCCCCATCGGCTGGACGTCCGAAGTGGTCAACAAACAGAAGCTCAAGGCCTATGGCCTGGACGACACCTACGTGAACTTCCGCAGCGGTTCGGGCGCAGCACTGGATGCCGAGATTGCCTCTTCGATCCGCCGGGGCAAGCCGGTGCTGTTCTATTACTGGTCACCCACCCCGTTGATGGGGCGCTATAAATTGATCCAGCTGGAAGAGCCGCCGTTTGATGCCGATGCATGGAAGACCCTGACCGACGCGGACAACACTGACCCCAAGCCTACGCGCTCGCTGGCATCCAAATTGAGCATTGGCGTATCGACGCCGTTCCAGCAGCAATATCCGCAGATCACCCAGTTCTTCGAAAAAGTCGAGTTCCCCATCGAGCCGCTTAACAAAGCCCTGGCGAAGATGAGCGAAAACCACACCGCGCCACGGGACGTGGCCCAGGCGTTCCTCAAGGAGCATCCTGAGGTGTGGAAGGCGTGGTTGACGCCGGATGTAGCCCAGAAGGTTGAGACGGCCCTTAAATAG
- a CDS encoding efflux RND transporter periplasmic adaptor subunit — translation MYAKPISLITGAMAVVLMLGGCTDNAPPAAAAKPPSVPVAEVVARAVTPFVEYTGSLTAIEQVELRPRVSGYLQSVSVPEGQFVTKGSPLFVIDPRGFQAALNAAKARLREAEANALLAQAEHGRAEQLFAKKVVARDRLDTAIASLNAGRAQVEAAKAALDTAQLDLSYTRVTAPISGRIDRALVTEGNYVTRGETPLTTIVSVDPLHVYFDVDERTYLHSLAATREYAGSKGDKAAKVMVAMLNDATYARAGRVDFLANAADRKTGTVRVRAVVDNPDGRLTPGLFAKVKLDTGAAQTRVLIADHSIGTDQGRRYVLVVGDSDKTQYRPVELGPMAEGLRVIEQGLQPGERIVVKGLVRPGMTVTPLAASIEGKPLEAPLTVGGVQ, via the coding sequence ATGTACGCCAAACCAATAAGCCTGATCACCGGGGCAATGGCCGTGGTGTTGATGCTGGGCGGATGCACAGACAACGCGCCGCCGGCCGCTGCCGCCAAGCCGCCCAGCGTGCCAGTGGCCGAAGTGGTGGCGCGAGCGGTGACGCCGTTTGTCGAGTACACCGGTTCGTTGACCGCCATTGAGCAGGTCGAACTGCGCCCGCGTGTCAGTGGTTATCTGCAAAGTGTCAGCGTGCCCGAAGGCCAGTTCGTCACCAAGGGCAGCCCGTTGTTTGTGATTGACCCGCGGGGATTTCAGGCCGCGTTGAACGCTGCCAAGGCGCGCTTGCGCGAGGCCGAGGCCAATGCGTTGCTGGCCCAGGCCGAGCATGGTCGAGCCGAGCAACTGTTCGCCAAGAAGGTGGTGGCGCGTGATCGTCTCGACACCGCCATTGCCTCCTTGAATGCCGGCAGGGCCCAGGTCGAGGCGGCGAAGGCGGCATTGGATACGGCACAGTTGGACCTGAGCTACACACGCGTCACCGCGCCCATCAGCGGCCGCATCGATCGTGCCCTCGTCACCGAAGGCAACTATGTCACCCGAGGGGAGACGCCGTTGACGACGATCGTTTCGGTCGATCCGTTGCATGTGTACTTCGATGTCGACGAGCGCACCTATCTGCACTCGTTGGCCGCGACCCGTGAATACGCCGGATCGAAGGGGGACAAAGCCGCCAAGGTGATGGTCGCGATGCTCAATGATGCGACCTATGCGCGGGCTGGGCGGGTGGACTTTCTGGCCAACGCGGCCGACCGCAAGACCGGCACCGTGCGCGTGCGTGCGGTGGTCGACAACCCGGACGGGCGCCTGACCCCCGGGCTGTTCGCCAAGGTCAAGCTGGACACCGGCGCGGCACAAACGCGGGTGTTGATTGCCGACCATTCCATCGGCACCGACCAGGGCCGGCGCTATGTGCTGGTGGTCGGTGACAGCGACAAGACCCAATACCGCCCGGTCGAATTGGGCCCGATGGCTGAAGGCCTGCGGGTGATCGAGCAGGGCCTGCAACCGGGCGAGCGTATTGTCGTCAAAGGGCTGGTGCGCCCGGGCATGACGGTGACGCCGCTGGCCGCCAGCATCGAGGGCAAGCCGCTTGAGGCACCGCTGACCGTGGGAGGCGTGCAATGA
- a CDS encoding DUF3995 domain-containing protein yields the protein MSFVIARWIVGVFTFISMVHLYWAAGGKFGSLAAIPQLPGEFASGPRPAFKPSALGTFLVAMGLVAIALLVCLRAGLYFSPVSHGALQWGISAIAVLMFARAIGDSELVGFFKKVGNSRFARLDTYLYSPLCLVLGAGLLVVAWT from the coding sequence ATGAGTTTTGTCATTGCGCGATGGATTGTCGGGGTTTTTACCTTTATCAGCATGGTGCATCTTTACTGGGCGGCTGGCGGCAAATTCGGCAGCCTGGCGGCGATTCCGCAACTGCCTGGTGAATTTGCCAGCGGGCCGCGACCAGCGTTCAAGCCGTCGGCGCTGGGCACCTTTCTGGTCGCGATGGGGCTGGTAGCGATTGCCTTGCTGGTTTGCCTGCGCGCCGGGCTGTATTTCTCGCCGGTGTCCCATGGTGCGTTGCAGTGGGGCATCAGCGCGATTGCGGTGCTGATGTTTGCCCGTGCGATTGGCGATTCGGAGCTGGTAGGTTTTTTCAAGAAGGTCGGCAATTCCCGGTTTGCACGCCTGGATACGTACCTGTACTCGCCGTTGTGCCTGGTGTTGGGTGCCGGGTTGTTGGTGGTGGCGTGGACCTGA
- a CDS encoding DUF2946 domain-containing protein: MKLARADRSLIAWMLYCCVLFNVFACSIGHGQMVGMQLNGISGQFCTVDPRTQAPLPSNSTDESLPTLSKAFGCPLCSTGGMGPALNSHLNVAVLPQPHAPPAAVVLAADIPARFTWPTANPRAPPAYA, encoded by the coding sequence ATGAAACTCGCCCGTGCCGACCGCTCGCTCATTGCCTGGATGCTCTACTGCTGCGTCCTGTTCAATGTGTTCGCCTGCAGCATTGGTCATGGGCAGATGGTGGGGATGCAGCTCAACGGCATCAGCGGCCAGTTCTGTACGGTGGACCCGCGCACCCAGGCGCCCCTGCCCAGCAACTCCACGGATGAAAGCCTGCCAACCCTGTCGAAGGCCTTTGGTTGCCCGCTGTGTTCTACCGGCGGCATGGGGCCTGCTCTCAACTCCCATCTGAATGTGGCGGTACTGCCACAACCCCATGCGCCACCTGCTGCGGTGGTGCTTGCCGCTGACATCCCTGCCCGTTTCACCTGGCCCACGGCTAACCCGCGCGCGCCACCTGCCTACGCCTGA
- a CDS encoding TonB-dependent receptor: MKHLPLLAGLFGCLPVCACALELAPTTIEGGQSVEPGLALDQSSGMASRLGLSVRETPASVAIANRNDIERHGARTFREAANTLPGVNASAPPGFGGFISYRGFTSSQITQMFNGINVATGLARPVDAWIYDRVELVGGPSSLINGAGSVGGSLNYVTKLATREELAAEGQLTYGSYDTAGMAFGLNHALTEPGADVQHYARLDVSRNTNHSHIDRAQRDAWSVAFSLLSDLTPNLSHTLALEYQDEHEDSPYWGTPVLNPKAGELKIDKHNRFNNYNVADGRYEQRTIWARSIIDYRINDSTTLKNTLYHLDSQRDYRNLETYQYNADNSAVNRSTAYQVRHQGEQNGNQFELRHDTSVFGLSTTWSSGFEYKVNSTTNSPLNVSGRSTVDPNNYNPGHFYDIPGTRPGFIKDKTNQVTTKALFVENRLGLTDKLSLLTGLRYDAIDLDVTNHRTITATNPRHFKRSWEPVTGRVGLTYQFVPSANVYVQYSTAVEQPNTTTQVFDVSTGKQWEIGSKFDYLDGRGSATVAVYKIEREDFAVTDPQDPTNSIPVGAQSSKGIELASSLRITPRLLAEGNFAWVDAEYDEFNDKVASGAVVSRKGNTPTNVPKRVGNLWLTYDFSEDWQGGVDARYVDQVYADYANTQTVPAYTLFGTFLRYKLDARTSVTARVRNLTNEVYAEFAHVSPAYYLGSPRTFEIAVQTRF; encoded by the coding sequence ATGAAACATCTACCCCTATTGGCGGGCCTGTTCGGCTGCCTGCCCGTTTGCGCCTGCGCCCTTGAGCTGGCGCCGACCACCATTGAAGGCGGGCAAAGCGTTGAGCCCGGCCTGGCCCTGGATCAATCCAGCGGCATGGCCTCGCGCCTGGGCCTGAGTGTGCGGGAAACCCCGGCGTCGGTGGCCATCGCCAACCGCAACGATATCGAGCGCCATGGCGCCAGGACCTTTCGCGAGGCGGCCAATACCCTGCCCGGCGTCAACGCCAGCGCGCCGCCCGGGTTTGGTGGGTTTATCTCGTACCGCGGGTTTACCAGCAGCCAGATCACCCAGATGTTCAACGGCATCAATGTCGCCACAGGCCTGGCGCGGCCGGTGGATGCGTGGATCTACGACCGCGTGGAACTGGTCGGCGGCCCCTCCTCCCTGATCAACGGCGCCGGCTCCGTGGGCGGCTCGCTCAATTACGTGACCAAGTTGGCGACCCGTGAAGAACTGGCAGCAGAAGGCCAACTGACCTACGGCAGCTACGACACCGCCGGCATGGCCTTCGGCCTTAATCACGCGCTGACCGAGCCCGGCGCCGATGTGCAGCATTACGCGCGACTGGATGTGAGCCGCAACACCAACCACAGCCACATCGACCGCGCTCAACGAGATGCCTGGAGCGTGGCGTTTTCCCTGCTCAGCGACCTCACGCCCAACCTGTCCCATACCCTGGCCCTGGAATATCAGGATGAGCATGAAGACAGCCCGTATTGGGGCACGCCGGTGCTCAACCCCAAGGCCGGCGAACTGAAGATCGACAAGCACAACCGCTTCAACAACTACAACGTCGCCGACGGGCGTTACGAACAGCGCACGATCTGGGCGCGCTCGATCATCGACTATCGGATCAACGACAGCACCACGCTGAAAAATACCCTCTACCATCTCGACAGCCAGCGCGATTACCGCAACCTGGAGACCTACCAGTACAACGCCGACAACAGCGCGGTGAACCGTTCGACCGCCTATCAGGTGCGGCATCAGGGCGAACAGAACGGCAACCAGTTTGAACTGCGCCATGACACTAGCGTGTTCGGCCTCTCCACCACTTGGTCTAGCGGTTTTGAGTACAAGGTCAACAGCACCACCAACAGCCCCTTGAACGTATCGGGTCGAAGTACCGTCGACCCGAACAACTACAACCCGGGGCACTTCTATGACATCCCCGGCACACGGCCGGGCTTCATCAAGGACAAGACCAACCAGGTCACCACCAAGGCGCTGTTCGTGGAAAACCGCCTGGGGCTCACGGACAAGCTGTCACTGCTGACCGGCCTGCGTTATGACGCTATCGACCTGGACGTGACCAACCACCGCACAATCACCGCTACCAACCCTCGGCACTTCAAGCGCAGTTGGGAGCCAGTAACCGGCCGTGTGGGGCTTACCTATCAGTTTGTTCCGTCGGCCAATGTCTACGTGCAATACAGCACAGCCGTCGAACAGCCCAATACCACCACCCAGGTGTTCGACGTGTCCACCGGCAAGCAGTGGGAGATCGGCAGCAAGTTCGATTACCTGGACGGTCGCGGCTCGGCAACGGTCGCCGTCTACAAGATCGAACGCGAAGACTTTGCCGTCACCGACCCTCAGGACCCCACCAACAGCATCCCGGTGGGCGCGCAGTCATCCAAAGGTATCGAACTGGCCAGCTCACTGCGCATCACGCCAAGGCTGCTGGCCGAAGGCAACTTTGCCTGGGTGGATGCCGAGTACGATGAATTCAATGACAAAGTTGCCAGCGGCGCCGTGGTATCGCGCAAAGGCAATACGCCGACCAATGTGCCCAAGCGCGTGGGCAACCTGTGGTTGACCTACGACTTCTCAGAGGATTGGCAAGGGGGGGTGGATGCGCGCTATGTCGACCAGGTGTATGCCGATTATGCCAACACCCAGACAGTGCCGGCTTACACGCTGTTCGGTACGTTCCTGCGCTACAAGCTGGATGCCCGCACCTCGGTGACCGCGCGCGTGCGCAACTTGACCAATGAGGTGTATGCCGAGTTTGCGCATGTGTCGCCAGCTTACTATCTGGGGTCACCGCGGACCTTCGAGATAGCGGTACAAACGCGATTCTAA